The nucleotide window TGGCTAGATACGTTAGAGCAAGGTAGCTCTTTAATTAGAGAAATTTAAAAGAAGTTTTGCTATAGGATATCTGAAACAAGCTTCTTATACCCTTAGATAGCGCGCGTCTCCTGACGCGTGCTGATAACTTACTAAATTTGTAAGGCACGCGTCGGGAGACGCGCGCCAGCGTAAATAAAAAATAATTGAAAAAATGACCGCACTTTTGCGTAGCAAGAAGATAGATTTCTGATAGTGTGCACTTCATAGCCTGTGCTTATAGATAAAGGCACACGTTGGGAAACGTGCGCTATCATAGGAAGGAGCGATATGAAAATATTAGGTATTATCGGTGGAATGAGCCCGGAAAGTACGGCAACTTATTACACTGAGATCAACCGTCTAGTTAATCAGAAAAAAGGTGGGAATATTTCTGCGCCTATTGTCATGGTGAGTGTGGAATTTGAAGAAATTGTGCAATGCCAGAAACAAAGTGAATGGCAACGAGCAGGAGAGATTCTCTCTGAAGCAGGAAAAAAATTAGAGATGATTGGTGCAGAAGGTATTGTGCTTGCCACCAATACTATGCATAAAGTTGCACCACAAATTGAACAAGCTATTTCAATTCCGTTTTTGCATATTTTAGATGCTACAGCAGATGCTATTAAATCGCGAGGCTTAAATAAAGTGGCTTTGCTGGGTACAAAATTTACTATGAGCGATAATTTTTATGGTGATGGTTTAATTGTCCGAGGCATTACTCCTATCGTGCCAAACGAGGACACTCAAAATGAAATTCATCGCATCATTTTTGATGAACTTTGTGTGGGTAAATTTTTACCACAATCAAAAGCATTTTATTTAAAAATCATTGATGAATTGAAAAATCAGGGGGCAGAAGGCGTAATTTTAGGTTGTACGGAAATCGGATTGTTGGTTAATCAAAGCGACTCGCCATTGCCATTTTTCGACACGGCTAAATTGCATTCTAAAATGGCTGCTGATTTTGTTTTAGGTGTAAAAAAACATTTAGAAAAATGACTACTTTGATAGCGCTCGTCTCCTGACGCGTGCTGATAACTTACTAAATTTGTAAGGCACGCGTCGGGAGACGCGCGCCATCATGGGGATGGATTACTGATAGCGCATGCTTCATAGCCTGTGCTTGTAGATAAAGGCACGCGTTGGGAAAGGTGCGCCATCGAGGGAGAAAAGGCGTGACGGAATGGTATTTG belongs to Aggregatibacter sp. 2125159857 and includes:
- a CDS encoding aspartate/glutamate racemase family protein; amino-acid sequence: MKILGIIGGMSPESTATYYTEINRLVNQKKGGNISAPIVMVSVEFEEIVQCQKQSEWQRAGEILSEAGKKLEMIGAEGIVLATNTMHKVAPQIEQAISIPFLHILDATADAIKSRGLNKVALLGTKFTMSDNFYGDGLIVRGITPIVPNEDTQNEIHRIIFDELCVGKFLPQSKAFYLKIIDELKNQGAEGVILGCTEIGLLVNQSDSPLPFFDTAKLHSKMAADFVLGVKKHLEK